The following is a genomic window from Spirochaetaceae bacterium.
GGCGCGGCTGATCCTGACGCGCACCGCGGGGCAGCCGTGGCTGGTGAACGCCTTGTGCCGCGAGGCATGCTTCGATGACCAGGCGGGACGGGACCGCTCCCGCCCGGTCTCGGAGCGCGCCATCCTGGAAGCGCAGGAGCGCCTGATTCTGGCGCGCGTGACCCACCTCGACAACCTTGCCGACAAGCTGCGCGAGGAGCGCGTGCGGCGCGTGGTGGAGCCGCTATTGACCGGCGCTGTCGAGACTGTCTGCTCGGAGGAGGATCTGGCCTACGTCCGCGACTTGGGCCTGTTGGCGGCGGCCGACGGCGGACCTCCGCGCATCGCCAACCCGATCTACGCCGAGGTGGTACCGCGCCACCTGAACTACGCGGTTCAGGAGACGCTGCCGCAACGGATGGCGTGGTACGTGGACTCGGACGGGCGCCTGGACGTGGCAGGGCTGCTCGCGGCGTTCCAGGAGTTCTTCCGGGAGCACTCCGAGCACTGGGTGCAGCGCTTCGAGCAGTACCACGAGGCCGGCCCGCAGTTGCTGCTGCAGGCGCACCTGCAGCGCATCGTCAACGGCGGCGGGCGCATCGAGCGGGAGTACGCGCTCGGTCGCGGGCGCACCGACCTGCTGATCGTGTGGCCGCAGGGCGGACGTGAGCGGCGCTTCGTGGTGGAGTGCAAGGTGCTGCACAAGGACCTGGAGCGGACCATCGCCGAGGGCGTGAAGCAGACGCGAAGCTACATGGATCGCTGCGGGGCCGCGGCGGGCCACCTGATCGTGTTCGACCGCGCACCCGACCGCCCCTGGGCAGACAAGATCTTCCGCCGCCCGCCGTCTGACGACGGCACACCGGTCACGGTGTGGGGCATGTAGCACCGAGCAAGTGCCGCCCGGCCGGCCAAGTGCGAGTCAGTCCCCTTCTCGCGGTGGGAAGTACGCCCTCACCCCTGGCCACCGATGGGCCGTACACGGTGGTCATTACAGTGCAAGTGGATCACTCATCAATGAGCCCGCGGAGCAGCAGACTCTCGATTATGCCATCTTCGGATCTGCTTGCGAGCGCGTCGGTAATCTCGGCATCCTCGTAGAGCGGACCGGTTGCCTCGAATGGCTCGACTACCGTTCCCTGCGGCCCGAGGCGGACGTTGAACAGACCGATGTTCCGCGGCTCGGGCGCCTCGCGCTGCAGCTTCAGCATCGCGTCGGCCAACAGCGGAGAGTGTGTCGTGACGACAATCTGCCTGCGCTGTTGTGCGACCAGCGAGAACAGGAGCTGGGCGATCAACTCCAGACGCCGCGGGTGCACGCCATTCTCAGGCTCCTCGAAAGCAAGCAGAGAGCCGCCCCACGGGTTCACGGCG
Proteins encoded in this region:
- a CDS encoding ATP-binding protein, which codes for MRTFNTEGPVVAADHYHIPPLERIDLDVVLGLVRDKKYFVLHAPRQTGKTSALLALRDLLNNGVEGDYRCVYANVEDGQATRENVAEGMRTVLAELALQASLTLGDDTLEELWPAVLERVGPAQALRHALLRWSMADPRPLVLLIDEIDALIGDTLLAVLRQLRTGYVDRPARYPQSIVLCGVRDVRDYRIHSTAENRTVLGGSAFNIKARSLRLGDFSEQEVRALLAQHTAATGQQFTEGAARLILTRTAGQPWLVNALCREACFDDQAGRDRSRPVSERAILEAQERLILARVTHLDNLADKLREERVRRVVEPLLTGAVETVCSEEDLAYVRDLGLLAAADGGPPRIANPIYAEVVPRHLNYAVQETLPQRMAWYVDSDGRLDVAGLLAAFQEFFREHSEHWVQRFEQYHEAGPQLLLQAHLQRIVNGGGRIEREYALGRGRTDLLIVWPQGGRERRFVVECKVLHKDLERTIAEGVKQTRSYMDRCGAAAGHLIVFDRAPDRPWADKIFRRPPSDDGTPVTVWGM